The proteins below come from a single Streptococcus canis genomic window:
- a CDS encoding CvpA family protein → MLSLLIMLVLVWNVYIGYNRGIILQSFYTLGALFSLLVAHHFYVGLAHKITLWVPYSNPAEGATTFFFKGVDIFDLSKVYYAGIAFFALFLVTYALIRLIGVLVHLFPIDYFDNQWTKVISGGGALLVSLLFMSMVLSILATVPMPFIQNHLHASSLSRLLIEQLPPFTTVIHKLWVQAIV, encoded by the coding sequence ATGTTATCATTACTGATTATGCTTGTTTTGGTTTGGAATGTCTATATTGGTTACAATAGAGGCATTATTCTGCAATCTTTTTATACCCTTGGCGCCTTGTTTTCGCTGCTTGTGGCTCACCATTTCTATGTAGGATTGGCCCACAAGATTACCCTCTGGGTGCCTTATTCTAATCCAGCCGAAGGGGCTACGACTTTCTTCTTTAAAGGGGTTGATATATTTGACCTCAGCAAGGTTTATTATGCAGGTATTGCCTTTTTTGCTCTCTTTTTAGTGACCTATGCCTTGATTCGTCTCATTGGGGTTTTGGTTCACCTTTTCCCTATTGATTATTTTGACAACCAGTGGACAAAGGTTATCAGTGGGGGGGGTGCTCTTTTGGTATCTCTTCTTTTTATGAGTATGGTGTTATCTATTTTGGCAACGGTACCTATGCCCTTTATTCAAAATCACTTGCATGCTAGTTCGCTCAGTCGTTTACTGATTGAACAGCTTCCTCCGTTTACGACGGTTATTCACAAACTTTGGGTTCAAGCAATCGTCTAA
- a CDS encoding endonuclease MutS2 — MDKKILEQLDFDKVKEHFRTYLQTEQGSRELDQLEPLTNHDKIKHSFLEIEEMAAIFVEQHSFALGSLSDISVSMRRLELEADLNITELLAVKKLLQVSAEASRFYTELENVELRALKLLFEKLELFPNLQGGLQAINDSGFVESFASPELEKIRRSISDKEHASRQVLQEILKKQADYLSESLIASRNGRSVLPVKNTFRNKVAGVVHDMSASGNTVYIEPRALVQLNEELTQLQAAERYEVARVLQELSDMLRPHSRALANNAWLLGHLDFVRAKYLYLQDKKATVPTISDDKSLQLLNVRHPLLQNPVANDLHFSKDLAVIVITGPNTGGKTIMLKTLGLAQLMAQSGLPILADKGSKVAVFNGIFADIGDEQSIEQSLSTFSSHMTHIVAILNQADTESLVLFDELGAGTDPQEGASLAMAILEQLRLTNIKTMATTHYPELKAYGIETPYVENASMEFDSISLKPTYRFMQGVPGRSNAFEIARRLGLAEHIVNEAQSMTDTDSDVNRIIEQLEKQTLESRKRLDHIKEVEQDNLKFNRAVKKLYHDFSQAKDKEIEKARLEAREIVDMALAESDSILSRLHDKAALKPHEVIEAKGQLKQLVPERDLAQNKVLKKAKQLRAPRVGDDIIVTAYGQRGTLVKELKDKRWESQIGLIKMTLSEDEFSLVKVVEEAQKPKKKPVKVVKKATAGTGPRARLDLRGKRYEEAMQELDSFIDQALLNNMSQVDIIHGIGTGVIREAVTKYLRRNKHVKSFGYAPQNAGGSGCTIANLG; from the coding sequence ATGGATAAAAAGATTTTAGAACAGTTAGACTTTGACAAGGTTAAGGAACACTTTCGGACTTACTTGCAAACAGAGCAAGGTAGCCGTGAGTTGGACCAACTGGAGCCCTTAACCAATCATGACAAAATCAAACATTCTTTCTTAGAGATCGAGGAGATGGCTGCTATTTTTGTGGAGCAGCATAGCTTTGCTTTAGGAAGCCTATCAGATATTTCGGTTAGCATGCGACGTCTGGAATTAGAAGCCGATTTAAACATTACTGAATTGTTGGCGGTCAAAAAATTGCTGCAGGTATCAGCTGAAGCTAGCCGTTTTTACACTGAGTTAGAAAATGTTGAACTCAGGGCTCTAAAGCTTTTATTTGAGAAGTTAGAGCTCTTTCCTAACCTCCAAGGCGGCCTTCAGGCGATTAATGATAGCGGTTTTGTGGAAAGTTTTGCTAGCCCAGAATTAGAAAAGATTCGCCGCAGTATTTCAGATAAAGAGCATGCCAGTCGTCAAGTGTTACAGGAGATCCTCAAAAAACAGGCTGACTATTTGTCAGAAAGTTTGATTGCTAGTCGAAATGGACGCAGCGTCTTACCTGTCAAAAACACTTTTCGTAATAAGGTGGCTGGAGTGGTTCACGATATGTCAGCTTCTGGTAATACAGTCTATATTGAACCAAGAGCCCTTGTGCAGCTGAATGAAGAATTGACACAGTTGCAGGCAGCTGAGCGCTATGAGGTGGCGCGTGTCCTTCAAGAATTATCAGACATGCTTCGTCCTCACAGTCGGGCTCTTGCAAATAATGCTTGGTTGTTGGGGCATTTGGATTTTGTTCGGGCTAAGTACCTTTATCTGCAAGACAAAAAGGCAACGGTTCCAACCATTTCAGATGACAAAAGTTTACAGTTGTTAAATGTGCGCCACCCTCTTTTGCAAAATCCTGTTGCCAACGATTTGCATTTTTCTAAAGACTTAGCTGTTATTGTCATTACAGGTCCTAATACAGGTGGGAAGACCATTATGTTGAAAACACTTGGTTTAGCACAGTTAATGGCACAATCTGGACTTCCTATTTTGGCTGACAAAGGTTCCAAGGTGGCTGTTTTTAATGGTATTTTTGCGGACATCGGAGATGAGCAGTCGATTGAGCAGAGCTTGTCAACCTTCTCCAGTCACATGACGCATATTGTGGCTATTTTGAATCAGGCTGACACAGAAAGTTTGGTGCTCTTTGACGAATTGGGGGCAGGCACGGATCCCCAAGAAGGGGCTAGTTTAGCTATGGCCATTCTGGAACAATTACGTTTGACCAATATTAAAACCATGGCAACCACGCATTATCCAGAATTAAAGGCTTATGGTATTGAAACACCCTACGTGGAAAATGCCAGCATGGAGTTTGACAGCATCAGCTTAAAACCAACTTACCGCTTTATGCAAGGGGTACCTGGCCGATCAAACGCTTTTGAAATTGCTAGACGACTTGGTTTAGCAGAACACATCGTCAATGAAGCTCAAAGCATGACAGATACTGATAGTGATGTCAACCGCATTATTGAACAGCTGGAAAAACAAACCTTGGAAAGTCGTAAGCGTCTGGACCACATCAAAGAAGTAGAGCAAGACAACCTCAAATTCAACCGTGCGGTTAAAAAGCTGTACCATGATTTTTCACAGGCCAAAGACAAGGAAATTGAAAAAGCAAGGCTTGAAGCTCGGGAAATTGTTGATATGGCCTTGGCAGAAAGTGACAGTATCCTAAGCCGATTGCATGATAAGGCTGCGCTCAAACCTCATGAAGTTATTGAAGCCAAGGGACAACTCAAACAACTCGTCCCAGAAAGAGATTTAGCGCAAAACAAGGTTTTGAAAAAAGCCAAACAATTACGAGCTCCTCGTGTAGGAGATGACATTATTGTAACGGCCTACGGGCAACGCGGAACCTTGGTTAAAGAACTCAAGGACAAGAGATGGGAATCCCAAATCGGTCTCATTAAAATGACTCTCAGTGAAGACGAATTCAGCCTTGTTAAGGTTGTTGAAGAAGCACAAAAGCCTAAGAAAAAGCCAGTCAAGGTGGTTAAAAAAGCGACTGCCGGCACTGGACCACGTGCTCGTCTGGATTTGCGTGGGAAACGTTATGAGGAGGCTATGCAAGAACTTGACAGCTTTATCGATCAAGCACTATTAAACAATATGAGCCAAGTAGATATTATTCACGGTATTGGGACTGGTGTGATTCGTGAAGCCGTTACCAAATACCTCAGACGAAACAAGCATGTCAAAAGCTTTGGCTATGCTCCACAAAATGCAGGTGGATCAGGGTGTACTATTGCCAATTTAGGTTAA